Proteins from a single region of Oreochromis niloticus isolate F11D_XX linkage group LG7, O_niloticus_UMD_NMBU, whole genome shotgun sequence:
- the hnrpkl gene encoding heterogeneous nuclear ribonucleoprotein K, like isoform X2 — MEVKGKQQDEDISFSNTDTNGKRPAEDMDEEQAFKRSRNTDEMVELRVLLQSKNAGAVIGKGGKNIKALRTDYNASVSVPDSSGPERILSVNASIDTIGEILLKIIPTLEEYQHYSGIDFDCELRLLIHQSLAGGIIGVKGAKIKELRENTQTTIKLFQECCPHSTDRVVLVGGKPERVVECIKVILELVSEAPIKGRAQPYDPNFYDETYDYGGFTMLFEERGRRPIGGFPIRVRGGFERMPPVRGSRPMPPSRRDYDDMSPRRGPPPPLSRGRGGSRARNLPLPPPPPPRGGGDRFSHGSYHGSMDDRPSDRRGRGDRYDSMSGGGYGGRGSYSDIGGPVITTQVTIPKDLAGSIIGKGGQRIKQIRHESGASIKIDEPLEGSEDRIITITGTQDQIQNAQYLLQNSVRQYSGRFF; from the exons ATGGAGGTGAAAGGCAAACAGCAGGACGAAGACATCTCATTCAGCAACACTGACACTAATG GTAAGCGCCCAGCTGAGGACATGGATGAGGAGCAGGCCTTCAAACGTTCACGCAACACAGATGAGATGGTGGAGCTGCGAGTGCTGCTTCAGAGCAAA aaTGCCGGTGCTGTTATTGGAAAGGGTGGCAAGAACATAAAAGCCCTGCGCACAGAT TACAATGCCAGTGTATCAGTCCCAGACAGCAGTGGCCCAGAGCG GATCCTGAGTGTGAATGCCAGTATCGACACTATTGGAGAGATTCTGTTGAAAATCATACCGACTCTTGAAGAG TACCAACATTACAGTGGGATTGATTTTGACTGTGAGCTTCGGCTGCTGATCCATCAGAGCTTGGCAGGGGGCATCATCGGAGTGAAAGGTGCCAAGATAAAGGAGCTAAGAGAG AACACCCAGACCACCATCAAGTTGTTCCAGGAGTGCTGTCCACACTCGACAGACAGAGTCGTCTTAGTTGGAGGAAAGCCAGAGCGCGTCGTTGAATGTATAAAAGTTATATTGGAGCTGGTGTCAGAG GCACCGATCAAAGGTCGCGCCCAGCCTTATGACCCTAACTTCTATGATGAGACGTACGACTACGGTGGCTTTACTATGTTATTTGAAGAGAGGGGCAGACGACCCATTGGTGGCTTCCCCATTCGTGTTCGTGGCGGTTTTGAGCGCATGCCTCCCGTTCGTGGCAGCAGGCCCATGCCTCCCTCCAGAAGGGATTATGATGACATGAGTCCCAGACGAGGGCCTCCGCCACCACTGAGCAGAGGACGAGGGGGAAGTCGTGCTCGTAATCTGCCTCTGCCCCCGCCACCACCACCAAGAGGAGG AGGTGACAGGTTTTCGCATGGCAGCTATCATGGTAGCATGGATGACAGACCAAG TGACAGAAGAGGCAGAGGAGACCGTTATGACAGCATG AGTGGAGGTGGATATG GTGGCAGAGGCTCGTACAGTGATATCGGAGGTCCAGTCATCACAACACAAGTTACCATCCCAAAAGAT CTGGCAGGCTCCATCATCGGTAAAGGCGGTCAGAGGATCAAGCAGATCCGCCACGAGTCTGGGGCATCCATCAAGATTGATGAACCACTAGAGGGCTCTGAGGACCGCATCATCACCATCACAGGGACACAGGACCAGATCCAGAATGCCCAGTACTTGCTGCAGAACAG CGTGAGGCAGTACTCAGGTCGGTTCTTCtag
- the hnrpkl gene encoding heterogeneous nuclear ribonucleoprotein K, like isoform X1 yields MEVKGKQQDEDISFSNTDTNGKRPAEDMDEEQAFKRSRNTDEMVELRVLLQSKNAGAVIGKGGKNIKALRTDYNASVSVPDSSGPERILSVNASIDTIGEILLKIIPTLEEYQHYSGIDFDCELRLLIHQSLAGGIIGVKGAKIKELRENTQTTIKLFQECCPHSTDRVVLVGGKPERVVECIKVILELVSEAPIKGRAQPYDPNFYDETYDYGGFTMLFEERGRRPIGGFPIRVRGGFERMPPVRGSRPMPPSRRDYDDMSPRRGPPPPLSRGRGGSRARNLPLPPPPPPRGGGDRFSHGSYHGSMDDRPSDRRGRGDRYDSMSGGGYDNSSSWDHFQSGGRGSYSDIGGPVITTQVTIPKDLAGSIIGKGGQRIKQIRHESGASIKIDEPLEGSEDRIITITGTQDQIQNAQYLLQNSVRQYSGRFF; encoded by the exons ATGGAGGTGAAAGGCAAACAGCAGGACGAAGACATCTCATTCAGCAACACTGACACTAATG GTAAGCGCCCAGCTGAGGACATGGATGAGGAGCAGGCCTTCAAACGTTCACGCAACACAGATGAGATGGTGGAGCTGCGAGTGCTGCTTCAGAGCAAA aaTGCCGGTGCTGTTATTGGAAAGGGTGGCAAGAACATAAAAGCCCTGCGCACAGAT TACAATGCCAGTGTATCAGTCCCAGACAGCAGTGGCCCAGAGCG GATCCTGAGTGTGAATGCCAGTATCGACACTATTGGAGAGATTCTGTTGAAAATCATACCGACTCTTGAAGAG TACCAACATTACAGTGGGATTGATTTTGACTGTGAGCTTCGGCTGCTGATCCATCAGAGCTTGGCAGGGGGCATCATCGGAGTGAAAGGTGCCAAGATAAAGGAGCTAAGAGAG AACACCCAGACCACCATCAAGTTGTTCCAGGAGTGCTGTCCACACTCGACAGACAGAGTCGTCTTAGTTGGAGGAAAGCCAGAGCGCGTCGTTGAATGTATAAAAGTTATATTGGAGCTGGTGTCAGAG GCACCGATCAAAGGTCGCGCCCAGCCTTATGACCCTAACTTCTATGATGAGACGTACGACTACGGTGGCTTTACTATGTTATTTGAAGAGAGGGGCAGACGACCCATTGGTGGCTTCCCCATTCGTGTTCGTGGCGGTTTTGAGCGCATGCCTCCCGTTCGTGGCAGCAGGCCCATGCCTCCCTCCAGAAGGGATTATGATGACATGAGTCCCAGACGAGGGCCTCCGCCACCACTGAGCAGAGGACGAGGGGGAAGTCGTGCTCGTAATCTGCCTCTGCCCCCGCCACCACCACCAAGAGGAGG AGGTGACAGGTTTTCGCATGGCAGCTATCATGGTAGCATGGATGACAGACCAAG TGACAGAAGAGGCAGAGGAGACCGTTATGACAGCATG AGTGGAGGTGGATATG ACAACAGTTCTTCCTGGGATCACTTTCAGTCTG GTGGCAGAGGCTCGTACAGTGATATCGGAGGTCCAGTCATCACAACACAAGTTACCATCCCAAAAGAT CTGGCAGGCTCCATCATCGGTAAAGGCGGTCAGAGGATCAAGCAGATCCGCCACGAGTCTGGGGCATCCATCAAGATTGATGAACCACTAGAGGGCTCTGAGGACCGCATCATCACCATCACAGGGACACAGGACCAGATCCAGAATGCCCAGTACTTGCTGCAGAACAG CGTGAGGCAGTACTCAGGTCGGTTCTTCtag
- the LOC100706405 gene encoding guanine nucleotide-binding protein G(q) subunit alpha, whose protein sequence is MILSSVGACCLSPEAKEARRINDEIERQLRRDKRESRREYKLLLLGTGESGKSTFIKQMRIIHGRGYSDEDKRGFKQLVYQNIFTAMQAMIQAMNTLQIPYKNEHNKANATTVNKVDVEKVVTLTNPYIDALKSLWSDPGIQECYNRKREYQLSDSAKYYLDDLDRISDTGYLPTQQDVLRVRVPTTGIIEYPFDLEGVVFRMVDVGGQRSERRKWIHCFENVTSIMFLVALSEYDQVLAESSNENRMEESMALFKTIISYKWFEESSIILFLNKIDLLEEKIMYSHLVDYFPEYDGPPQDVNAGKAFILDMFVSLNPDEKKIIYSHFTCATDTDNVRFVFCAVKDHILQGHLDAYNLV, encoded by the exons ATGATTTTGAGCTCCGTGGGGGCATGCTGCCTCAGCCCGGAGGCCAAAGAGGCTCGGAGGATCAACGATGAGATTGAGAGGCAGCTCCGCCGGGACAAGAGGGAATCCCGACGGGAATATAAGCTCCTTTTGCTGG GAACTGGTGAAAGTGGCAAGAGCACGTTCATTAAACAGATGAGGATCATCCATGGCCGTGGATACTCTGATGAAGACAAGAGAGGCTTCAAACAGCTGGTGTACCAGAACATCTTCACAGCCATGCAGGCCATGATCCAGGCCATGAACACACTGCAGATCCCCTACAAGAATGAGCACAACAAG GCCAACGCCACAACTGTCAATAAGGTTGATGTGGAAAAGGTGGTAACATTAACCAACCCATACATTGATGCCTTGAAGAGCTTGTGGAGCGACCCGGGAATTCAGGAATGTTACAATCGGAAGCGGGAATACCAGCTCTCAGACTCAGCCAAATA CTATCTGGATGACTTGGATCGAATCTCCGATACTGGGTATCTGCCAACTCAGCAAGATGTGCTGAGGGTGAGGGTGCCCACAACCGGTATCATAGAGTACCCTTTTGACCTGGAGGGCGTGGTATTCAg GATGGTGGATGTGGGTGGCCAGCGTTCAGAGAGGAGGAAATGGATCcactgttttgaaaatgtcacTTCCATCATGTTCCTGGTGGCACTTAGCGAGTATGATCAGGTCCTCGCTGAGTCTTCCAATGAG AACCGAATGGAAGAAAGCATGGCCTTGTTCAAGACAATCATAAGCTACAAGTGGTTCGAAGAATCCTCGATCATCTTGTTCCTCAACAAGATAGATTTACTCGAGGAAAAAATCATGTATTCACATTTGGTTGACTACTTCCCGGAGTACGACG GTCCTCCACAGGACGTCAACGCAGGAAAAGCATTCATATTAGACATGTTTGTCAGTCTTAAcccagatgagaaaaaaatcatCTACTCCCATTTCACGTGCgccacagacacagacaacGTCCGGTTTGTCTTCTGCGCGGTGAAGGACCACATCTTGCAGGGCCACCTGGATGCCTACAACTTGGTCTAA